From a single Miscanthus floridulus cultivar M001 chromosome 8, ASM1932011v1, whole genome shotgun sequence genomic region:
- the LOC136471606 gene encoding expansin-A24-like, with protein sequence MAPAPILAALLLLTVRMGVGRGVAANAPPPTTGWLRGAHATFYGGADASGTMGGACGYGNLYSQGYGSRTAALSTVLFNDGASCGQCYKIACDRKTDPTLCKPGVTVTVTATNFCPPNSALPDGGWCNQQRPHFDMAQPAWEKIGSDISTGIIPVIYQRVPCVRRGGVRFMINGHDYFNLVLVTNVAGAGSIKSMDVRTSDSTDWMPMARNWGANWNSMAYLSGKRLSFRVTITDGQTLVFTNVVPAGWTFGLTFASKLQFK encoded by the exons ATGGCTCCAGCTCCAATTTTGGCAGCTCTGCTTCTGCTCACAGTGCGCATGGGCGTTGGCCGTGGCGTCGCAGCCAACGCACCGCCGCCGACGACCGGATGGCTGAGGGGGGCGCACGCGACGTTCTACGGCGGAGCCGATGCCTCCGGGACCATGGGCGGTGCATGCGGGTACGGGAACCTGTACTCGCAGGGGTACGGCTCGCGCACGGCGGCGCTGAGCACGGTGCTCTTCAACGACGGCGCGTCCTGCGGCCAGTGCTACAAGATCGCCTGCGACCGCAAGACGGACCCGACGTTGTGCAAGCCCGGCGTCACGGTCACCGTCACCGCCACCAACTTCTGCCCGCCCAACTCGGCGTTGCCCGACGGCGGGTGGTGCAATCAGCAGCGCCCGCACTTCGACATGGCGCAGCCGGCCTGGGAGAAGATTGGCAGCGACATCAGCACCGGCATCATCCCCGTCATCTACCAGAG AGTTCCATGCGTTCGGCGAGGTGGAGTCAGGTTCATGATCAATGGCCACGACTACTTCAACCTCGTGCTTGTCACCAACGTTGCAGGGGCTGGCTCCATCAAATCCATGGATGTCAGGACCTCCGATTCCACGGACTGGATGCCCATGGCACGCAACTGGGGTGCAAACTGGAACTCTATGGCGTATCTCAGTGGGAAAAGGCTCTCGTTCAGGGTCACCATCACAGATGGTCAGACACTCGTATTTACTAATGTGGTGCCGGCTGGCTGGACCTTTGGTTTGACATTCGCAAGCAAATTGCAGTTCAAGTGA
- the LOC136471605 gene encoding expansin-A23-like has translation MAPSAPVLAALLLLLTVSWAALTAVAANAPPPPTGWQRGAHATFYGGADASGTMGGACGYGNLYSQGYGSRTAALSTVLFNDGASCGQCYKIACDRKTDPTLCKPGVTVTVTATNFCPPNSALPDGGWCNQQRPHFDMAQPAWEKIGSDVSTGIIPVIYQRVPCARRGGVRFMINGHDYFNLVLVTNVAGAGSIKSMDVRTSDSTDWMPMARNWGANWHSMAYLSGKRLSFRVTITDGQTLVFTNVVPAGWTFGLTFASNLQFK, from the exons ATGGCTCCATCAGCTCCAGTTTTGGCAGCCCTGCTGCTTCTGCTCACAGTCAGCTGGGCAGCATTGACCGCCGTGGCAGCCaacgcaccgccgccgccgaccggGTGGCAGAGGGGCGCGCACGCGACGTTCTACGGCGGAGCCGATGCCTCCGGGACCATGGGCGGTGCGTGCGGGTACGGGAACCTGTACTCGCAGGGCTACGGCTCGCGCACGGCGGCGCTGAGCACGGTGCTCTTCAACGACGGCGCGTCCTGCGGCCAGTGCTACAAGATCGCGTGCGACCGCAAGACGGACCCGACGCTGTGCAAGCCCGGCGTCACGGTGACCGTCACCGCCACCAACTTCTGCCCGCCCAACTCGGCGCTGCCCGACGGGGGATGGTGCAATCAGCAGCGCCCGCACTTCGACATGGCGCAGCCGGCGTGGGAGAAGATTGGCAGCGACGTCAGCACCGGAATCATCCCCGTCATCTACCAAAG AGTTCCATGCGCTCGGCGAGGTGGAGTCAGGTTCATGATCAATGGCCACGACTACTTCAACCTCGTGCTCGTCACCAACGTCGCAGGGGCTGGCTCCATCAAATCCATGGATGTCAGGACCTCCGATTCCACGGACTGGATGCCCATGGCACGCAACTGGGGCGCAAACTGGCACTCTATGGCGTATCTCAGTGGGAAAAGGCTCTCGTTCAGGGTCACCATCACAGATGGTCAGACACTCGTGTTTACTAATGTGGTGCCGGCTGGCTGGACCTTCGGCTTGACATTCGCAAGCAATTTGCAGTTCAAGTGA